From a region of the Cucumis sativus cultivar 9930 chromosome 6, Cucumber_9930_V3, whole genome shotgun sequence genome:
- the LOC116404360 gene encoding LOW QUALITY PROTEIN: uncharacterized protein LOC116404360 (The sequence of the model RefSeq protein was modified relative to this genomic sequence to represent the inferred CDS: inserted 6 bases in 5 codons), producing the protein MEEQDKDMDKMRQDINNLGEQVSKILELLSAGKGKVVVETAQSSNPVQDTDDPIYPPGFTPRHMNATQSQTAQHYVAMNPLFDVPPPVPDIEQLETQAKIQDMGQNENTPAKQKLDVLEERLRAIEGTDVYGNIDATQLCLVPGLIIPTKFKVPEFDKYDGSSCPRSHLIMYCRKMAAHIGNDKLLIHCFQDSLTGPATRWYIQLDNAHIHVWKDLADAFLKQYKHNIDMAPDRLDLQRMEKKSSESFKEYAQRWRDIAAEVQPPLTDKEMTFMFMNTLRAPFYDRMIGNATTNFSDIIVIGERIEYGIKHGRLIETSAEYGGLKKGATPKKKEGEVHAIGFPNLGNHKSTFGQRKHDQSFPSYISNVTHIPYNNYVPTHSPSGAPKLVNSNFSRPFVQGQGSKTNSETFRFDPIPMTYTELLPQLVHNRQLAPIPINPIQPPYPKWYDPNARCDYHAGGVGHSTENCLALKRKFNIGARRKSEKRNVNEHDKEQDVEMSVTAKDIECKKPVTDEAANEFLKIVKQSEYKXEQMHNTPARISLLSLFLNSEPHRKVLLDILNKAHVGHDISVEKFSGIIGSITSSNSIVFTDDEIPPEGLGHIKALHIQVKYKDYVIARVLVDNGSALNIMPKSTLLKLPVDMSYIKSSTMVVRAFDGSRREVIGDIELPIKIGPCTFNIVFQVMEITPTYSFLLGRPWIHSAGVVPSTLHQKLKFIVGSKMICLMGEEDFLITKPISTPYVEATEEALECSFRSFEIAHATMMEATAGEVIKSHMPKVTTKRMMRSGGYGLNQSLETLLNTPSNEGRFGLGYMPNVYDKIRLQKEKKKRCLEKQGMMVFDPSLKFIPALYDTFKSAGISYSSRDSDSKHCLLTKMESLSIAAVAQEASFEDETVYACPPNFELNNWDVFLSCILQIKHKSPNFFIDNIHKNEDVSNSSSTLDTLIYTMESDKESDDENAGRISSELLRLVEEEDKVLGPHQELVEVINLGSQEESKEVKIGTSMTSETRKKIINLLREYSDIFAWSYQDMPGLNTDIVVHRVPLKPECNPVRQKLRKMKPDILIKMKEEVQKQIEAGFLIVSKYPEWVANIVPVPKKDGKVRMCVDYRDLNRASPKDNFPLPHIDMLVDNTAGYSTFSFMDGFSGYNQIKMAEEDREKTTFITLWGTFCYKVMPFGLKNAGATYQRAMVTLFHDMMHKEIEVYVDDMIAKSKANEDHTTILQKLFDRLRKYQLKLNPSKCTFGATSGKLLGFIVSEEGIKVDPDKVKAIMDMPSPETEKEVRAFLGRLNYISRFISHLTPTCEPIFKLLRKNNPGKWNEDCEEAFNKIKQYLQSPPVLIPPAPGRPLILYLTVLEGSMGGVLGQHDLSGKKEHAIYYLSKKFTDYESKYSMLERTCCALVWTAHRLRQYMLYHXTWLISKMDPIKYIFEKPSLSGRIAKWQVLLSEYDIVYVTKKAIKGSALADHLAAQPVADYEPMSVDFPDENIFLVENDATDHETWIMLFDGASNELGHGIGVVLISPKGKVFPLTAKLCFECTHNIAEYEACIMGLQAAIDMSVKKLKVLGDSMLVIHQVKEEWETRDAKLXPYSQYIAKLSQNFEKISFDHVHREDNRMADALATLAVMFNLNLEYELYPIQITKRDAPAYCMNIENDNKPWYFDIKQYIKCREYPYGASKNDXRTIRRLAMNFFLSGEVLYKRNHDMVLLRCVDVEEAKQIMIEIHEGICGTHANGHTMARQILRSGYYWTTMESDCIKYARECKKCQIYMDRIHAAASPLHVLSAPWPFSLWGIDVIGPIDPKASNGHRFILVAIDYFTKWIEAASYCNVTRGVVLKFIKKELICRYGLPEGIITDNAKNLNNKMMDELCEKFKINHRNSTPYRPKMNGAVEXANKNIKRIIEKMTTTYKDWHEILPFALHGYRTSVRTSTGATPFSLVYGMEAVLPLEVEIPSLRVLMEAKLDEAEWIRGRYEQLNFIEEKRLTALSHGQLYQKRLMRAYNKKVHPRSFREGDLVLKRILPFLKDHRGKWTPNYEGPFVVKKAFSGGALLLTNMDGVELKNPVNSDYVRRYYA; encoded by the exons ATGGAAGAACAAGATAAAGACATGGATAAAATGAGACAAGATATTAATAATCTTGGGGaacaagtttcaaaaatactgGAATTGCTTTCAgcaggaaaaggaaaagtcgTCGTAGAAACAGCACAATCAAGTAATCCGGTTCAAGACACCGATGATCCCATTTATCCCCCAGGATTTACGCCACGCCACATGAACGCTACACAGTCTCAAACCGCTCAACATTATGTTGCTATGAATCCACTTTTTGATGTTCCACCTCCTGTCCCAGATATAGAACAATTGGAAACTCAGGCTAAAATTCAAGACATGGGGCAAAATGAAAACACTCCGGCTAAGCAAAAACTAGATGTTTTGGAAGAAAGATTGCGAGCAATTGAAGGGACTGATGTTTATGGAAATATAGATGCAACACAGTTGTGTTTAGTACCGGGTTTGATCATTCcaacaaagtttaaagttcccgaatttgacaaatatgatggATCATCGTGTCCAAGGAGTCATCTTATAATGTATTGTAGAAAGATGGCAGCGCATATTGGTAATGACAAATTGTTGATCCATTGCTTTCAGGACAGTTTGACTGGTCCAGCTACTCGATGGTATATTCAATTAGATAATGCACACATTCATGTTTGGAAGGATTTAGCTGATGCATTTCTAAAGCAATACaaacataatattgatatggctccagatcgtttagacttacaacggatggagaagaaaagttcAGAAAGCTTTAAAGAATATGCTCAACGATGGAGAGATATAGCCGCAGAGGTTCAACCACCATTAACAGACAAAGAAATGacatttatgtttatgaataCTTTGCGGGCGCCGTTCTATGATCGAATGATTGGTAATGCTACAACCAATTTTTctgacattattgttattggtgaaagaattgaatatgGGATAAAACATGGGAGGTTAATAGAGACTTCAGCTGAGTATGGTGGATTAAAGAAAGGAGCAACAcctaagaagaaagaaggtgagGTTCATGCAATTGGTTTTCCTAATTTAGGGAACCACAAATCAACTTTTGGCCAAAGAAAACATGACCAAAGTTTTCCTTCATATATAAGCAATGTTACTCATATCCCTTATAACAACTATGTACCAACCCACTCTCCCTCTGGAGCCCCAAAACTtgtaaattcaaacttttctcgACCGTTTGTACAAGGTCAGGGTAGCAAGACCAACTCAGAAACATTTCGATTTGACCCAATTCCTATGACATATACAGAGCTTTTACCTCAGCTAGTTCATAATCGACAGTTAGCTCCTATCCCAATAAATCCTATACAACCTCCTTATCCAAAATGGTATGATCCAAATGCTCGATGTGATTATCATGCCGGAGGAGTGGGACACTCAACTGAAAATTGTTTAGCTTTGAAAAGGAAG TTTAACATTGGGGCAAGGAGGAAAagtgagaaaagaaatgtgaatGAACATGACAAAGAGCAGGATGTAGAGATGTCTGTCACAGCAAAAGATATAGAATGCAAAAAACCTGTTACAGATGAGGCAGCAAACGAATTcttgaaaatagtaaaacaaagTGAGTATAA AGAGCAAATGCATAATACTCCAGCTcgaatttctttattatctttgtttttaaattcagAGCCTCATCGCAAAGTGctattagatattttgaataaGGCACATGTTGGACATGACATTTCAGTGGAAAAGTTCAGCGGAATTATTGGAAGCATTACGTCTTCAAATTCTATAGTCTTCACGGATGATGAAATTCCCCCTGAAGGTTTAGGCCATATAAAAGCACTGCATATTCAAGTGAAGTACAAGGATTATGTTATAGCAAGAGTTTTAGTGGATAACGGTTCAGCTCTTAATATAATGCCTAAATCTACACTATTAAAGCTCCCAGTGGACATGTCATACATCAAATCAAGTACTATGGTAGTGAGAGCTTTTGATGGATCACGAAGAGAAGTAATTGGTGATATTGAATTACCAATCAAAATTGGCCCATGTACTTTCAATATAGTCTTtcaagtaatggagataacaCCTACTTACAGCTTTTTGTTAGGTCGTCCTTGGATTCACTCTGCAGGAGTGGTGCCATCTACATTGcatcaaaaattgaaatttattgttggGAGTAAGATGATTTGTTTAATGGGAGAGGAAGATTTTCTGATAACAAAACCGATATCAACCCCATATGTGGAGGCAACAGAAGAAGCTTTAGAGTGTTCTTTTCGCTCTTTTGAAATTGCTCATGCAACTATGATGGAAGCAACTGCAGGTGAAGTAATAAAGTCACACATGCCTAAAGTTACGACAAAAAGGATGATGAGAAGTGGAGGATATGGTTTGAATCAAAGCTTGGAAACACTTCTAAATACACCAAGCAATGAAGGGAGATTTGGTTTGGGTTATATGCCAAAcgtatatgataaaattaggcttcaaaaagaaaagaagaaaaggtgtTTGGAAAAGCAAGGGATGATGGTGTTTGATCCAAGTCTAAAATTTATACCAGCATTATATGATACTTTCAAGAGTGCTGGTATAAGTTACTCATCACGTGACTCTGATTCAAAACATTGTTTGTTAACAAAGATGGAGAGTTTATCAATTGCAGCAGTGGCACAAGAAGCATCATTTGAAGATGAAACAGTTTATGCATGTCCACCTAATTTTGAGCTTAACAATTGGGATGTT tttctttcttgcatcttgcaaattaaacacaaaagtccaaactttttcatagacaACATTCATAAGAACGAAGATGTTAGTAATTCCAGTTCTACCCTTGATACCTTAATATACACTATGGAATCTGACAAAGAGAGTGACGATGAAAATGCTGGGAGAATATCCTCAGAACTGTTAAGattagtagaagaagaagataaggtCTTAGGTCCTCACCAAGAGCTAGTTGAAGTAATCAATTTGGGTTCTCAGGAGGAATCAAAAGAGGTAAAAATTGGCACATCAATGACCAGTGAAactcgaaaaaaaataatcaatttgttACGTGAGTACTCAGATATTTTTGCTTGGAGTTATCAGGATATGCCGGGGTTAAATACGGATATTGTAGTACATCGTGTTCCTTTGAAGCCAGAATGCAATCCAGTAAGACAAAAGCTACGTAAAATGAAGCCTgatatattgattaaaatgaaagaggaagtacaaaaacaaattgaagcaGGATTCCTCATAGTCTCCAAATATCCTGAATGGGTGGCAAATATTGTTCCAGTACCTAAAAAAGACGGAAAAGTGAGAATGTGTGTGGACTATAGAGATTTAAATCGAGCTAGTCCAAAAGATAACTTCCCTTTACCTCACATCGACATGTTGGTGGATAACACTGCAGGATATTCAACTTTCTCCTTCATGGATGGTTTCTCAggatataatcaaatcaaaatggctgaagaagatagagaaaaaacaacattcattACCCTTTGGGGAACATTTTGCTACAAAGTAATGccttttggtttgaaaaatgCCGGGGCAACATATCAGCGAGCAATGGTTACACTTTTTCATGATATGATGCATAAGGAAATAGAGgtgtatgttgatgatatgattgcAAAATCCAAGGCAAATGAAGATCATACAACTATACTTCAAAAATTATTCGATCGGTTGAGAAAgtatcaattgaaattaaatccaTCCAAATGTACATTTGGGGCAACCTCGGGAAAACTGTTGGGATTCATTGTCAGTGAAGAAGGGATCAAAGTAGACCCAGATAAAGTGAAGGCTATCATGGACATGCCATCCCCTGAAACGGAAAAAGAAGTTCGAGCCTTTCTTGGAAGACTGAATTACATATCCAGATTTATCTCACATTTGACCCCAACTTGCGAACCAATCTTCAAGCTTTTACGTAAAAATAATCCAGGAAAATGGAATGAGGATTGTGAAGAagctttcaacaaaattaagcaatATCTACAAAGCCCACCTGTATTGATACCTCCAGCTCCAGGACGGCCGTTAATCCTATACTTGACGGTTTTAGAAGGTTCTATGGGTGGTGTTCTAGGACAACATGACTTATCAGGAAAGAAAGAGCatgctatttattatttaagcaAAAAATTCACCGATTATGAGTCGAAATACTCAATGTTAGAGCGAACTTGTTGTGCTTTGGTATGGACCGCTCACCGTTTGAGGCAATATATGTTATATC CGACATGGCTTATTTCAAAAATGGATccaataaaatacatttttgagAAACCGTCATTATCTGGTAGAATTGCAAAGTGGCAAGTTTTGTTGTCAGAGTATGATATTGTTTATGTTACTAAAAAAGCAATAAAGGGAAGTGCGCTTGCTGATCATTTAGCTGCCCAACCAGTAGCAGATTACGAGCCAATGAGCGTTGATTTTCCTgatgaaaacatatttttagttgaaaatgaTGCTACGGATCATGAGACTTGGATTATGCTTTTTGATGGTGCCTCAAATGAGTTGGGACATGGGATTGGAGTTGTACTAATTTCCCCAAAAGGAAAGGTATTTCCCCTAACAGCTAAGTTATGTTTTGAATGCACTCACAATATCGCTGAATATGAAGCTTGTATTATGGGACTTCAAGCAGCAATCGACATGAGtgttaaaaagttgaaagttttggGTGACTCAATGCTAGTAATACATCAAGTCAAGGAAGAATGGGAAACAAGAGATGCTAAAT GTCCTTATAGCCAATACATTGCaaaattatctcaaaattttgagaaaatttcatttgacCATGTTCATAGGGAAGACAATCGAATGGCAGATGCATTAGCCACCCTGGCAGTCATgtttaatcttaatcttgagtatGAGCTTTATCCAATCCAAATTACGAAAAGAGATGCGCCGGCATATTGcatgaatattgaaaatgacaaCAAGCCATGGTATTTTGATATCAAGCAATACATAAAGTGTAGAGAATATCCATATGGAGCTTCAAAGAATG AACGCACAATAAGAAGGTTGGCcatgaactttttcttaagtGGTGAagttctttataaaagaaaccatgATATGGTACTCCTTCGGTGTGTTGATGTGgaagaagcaaaacaaattatgataGAAATTCATGAAGGAATATGTGGAACACATGCTAACGGACATACTATGGCCAGACAAATACTTAGATCTGGTTATTATTGGACAACGATGGAATCAGACTGCATAAAATATGCAAGAGAATGTAAAAAGTGTCAAATTTATATGGATAGGATTCATGCAGCAGCATCTCCATTGCATGTCTTGTCAGCACCATGGCCATTTTCTTTGTGGGGAATTGATGTTATTGGACCCATTGATCCTAaagcctcaaatggtcatcgTTTTATTCTTGTAGCCATTGATTACTTCACTAAATGGATAGAGGCGGCATCTTACTGCAATGTTACAAGAGGAGTGGTACTCAAGTTTATCAAAAAAGAGTTGATCTGTCGTTATGGTCTACCAGAGGGTATTATTACAGATAATGCCAAGAAccttaataacaaaatgatggACGAACTTTGTGAGAAATTCAAGATCAATCACAGAAATTCGACTCCATATCGCCCCAAGATGAATGGGGCAGTTG CagccaacaaaaatattaaaagaatcatTGAGAAGATGACAACAACATACAAAGATTGGCATGAAATACTACCGTTTGCATTGCATGGATATCGCACATCAGTTCGTACTTCAACAGGGGCAACaccattttctttggtttatgGTATGGAAGCTGTCCTACCTTTAGAAGTTGAGATACCTTCATTGAGAGTTCTCATGGAAGCTAAGTTAGATGAAGCTGAATGGATAAGAGGTCGTTATGAGCAGTTGAatttcattgaagaaaaacgTTTGACAGCATTAAGTCATGGACAACTTTACCAAAAAAGACTAATGCGAGCATACAATAAAAAGGTACACCCTCGAAGTTTTCGAGAAGGAGATTTAGTGTTAAAAAGGATACTTCCATTTCTAAAGGACCATCGAGGAAAATGGACTCCTAATTATGAAGGTCCGTTCGTGGTAAAAAAGGCATTTTCAGGAGGAGCTTTACTTTTAACCAATATGGATGGTGTTGAGTTAAAAAATCCGGTGAATTCAGATTATGTTCGAAGATACTATGCGTGA
- the LOC116404362 gene encoding secreted RxLR effector protein 161-like: protein MAKFEMSDLGLLSYYLGIEVEQQKGRILLKQPTYAKRILSQFGMADCNATKYPMEPKAQLHKDTEGAPIDATEYRSIVGCLRYLLNTRPDLSYAVGMASRYMERPTTMHYKVVKQILRYLRGTIHFGLTYTKGPREFNIFGYSDSDLAGDLDGRKSTSGMTFYLNESLVSWNSQKQKTVALSSCEAEFIAATTAACQALWLRCLVSEIVGMEPRPITLFVATNPR from the coding sequence AtggcaaaatttgaaatgagcGACTTAGGCCTTCTCTCTTACTACTTAGGAATTGAAGTTGAACAACAGAAGGGTCGAATCCTGCTCAAACAACCAACTTATGCCAAAAGAATTTTGTCCCAGTTTGGAATGGCTGATTGCAATGCCACAAAGTACCCGATGGAACCCAAGGCACAACTTCACAAAGACACGGAAGGAGCACCAATTGATGCTACGGAGTACAGAAGCATCGTTGGTTGTCTTAGATACTTACTGAACACAAGGCCAGATCTTTCATATGCTGTTGGGATGGCGAGTAGGTATATGGAAAGGCCTACAACCATGCATTACAAGGTGGTCAAGCAAATACTTAGGTATTTGAGAGGGACGATTCATTTTGGGCTCACTTATACGAAAGGTCCCAGAGAATTCAATATATTCGGTTACTCTGACAGTGATTTAGCCGGTGATCTCGACGGGAGGAAAAGCACAAGTGGAATGACATTCTACTTAAACGAAAGCTTGGTTTCATGGAATTCGCAAAAGCAAAAGACGGTGGCACTCTCATCTTGCGAAGCCGAGTTCATTGCAGCCACTACCGCAGCTTGCCAAGCATTGTGGTTAAGATGCCTTGTTAGCGAGATAGTTGGAATGGAGCCAAGACCGATAACATTATTTGTGGCAACAAATCCGCGATAG